Proteins from one Microcoleus sp. bin38.metabat.b11b12b14.051 genomic window:
- a CDS encoding TerD family protein: MSINLEKGGRINLSKEAPGMKNAGIGLGWDTNDTDTGGAFDLDASVFMLGTNTKIPSEKYFVFYNNKESPDGSVKHLGDSRTGEGVGDDETVTVDLTKVDPAVEEIVFVVTIHEAESRRQNFGSVRNAFIRIYDTTTNTEVTKYDLDEDFSRETAVEFGRLYKKDGEWRFQAVGQGYNSGLQSFVDKYA; encoded by the coding sequence ATGTCAATCAATTTAGAGAAAGGCGGAAGAATCAATCTTTCTAAAGAAGCACCGGGAATGAAAAATGCCGGGATTGGTTTGGGATGGGATACCAACGATACAGACACAGGCGGGGCATTTGACTTAGATGCTTCCGTGTTTATGTTGGGGACAAATACGAAAATTCCCAGCGAAAAATACTTTGTTTTCTACAATAACAAAGAGTCGCCGGACGGTTCTGTAAAACATCTGGGAGACAGCAGAACCGGAGAAGGAGTTGGCGATGATGAAACCGTTACAGTCGATTTAACTAAAGTCGATCCGGCGGTAGAAGAGATTGTGTTTGTGGTGACAATCCACGAAGCAGAATCGAGAAGGCAAAACTTCGGTTCAGTGCGGAATGCTTTTATCAGGATTTACGACACTACTACTAACACAGAAGTAACTAAGTACGATTTGGATGAGGATTTTTCTCGGGAGACGGCGGTGGAGTTTGGCAGACTTTACAAGAAAGATGGCGAGTGGAGGTTCCAAGCTGTGGGACAAGGTTACAATTCCGGCTTGCAAAGCTTTGTAGATAAGTATGCCTGA
- the def gene encoding peptide deformylase — translation MTKILQISQLGNPVLRQPSQVVENVKADRIQQLIDNLISTVQHAHGVGIAAPQAAMCDRLFIVASRPNLRYPQAPHMEPTAMINPRIVAASTETVKDWEGCLSIPGIRGLVPRSRAIEIEYTCRDGKLHRQELTDFVARIVQHEYDHLDGIVFLDRVESTKELMTEDEYQQQFVKLL, via the coding sequence ATGACTAAAATATTGCAAATTTCTCAATTAGGAAATCCCGTATTGCGCCAACCGTCGCAAGTTGTGGAGAATGTGAAGGCCGATCGCATTCAACAGCTCATCGACAACCTGATATCTACCGTCCAACACGCGCACGGAGTGGGGATTGCGGCGCCTCAAGCGGCGATGTGCGATCGGCTGTTCATCGTCGCATCTCGCCCCAACCTGCGCTATCCCCAAGCACCGCACATGGAACCGACAGCGATGATTAATCCCCGGATTGTCGCTGCATCCACAGAAACAGTCAAAGACTGGGAAGGCTGTTTGAGCATTCCGGGGATTCGGGGATTGGTGCCGAGAAGTAGGGCGATCGAGATAGAGTACACTTGTAGAGACGGCAAACTTCACCGACAAGAATTGACAGATTTTGTGGCTCGGATTGTTCAACACGAATACGATCATTTAGATGGCATTGTCTTTTTAGACAGGGTGGAAAGTACCAAAGAACTCATGACAGAGGATGAGTATCAGCAGCAATTTGTCAAGCTCCTATGA
- a CDS encoding HhoA/HhoB/HtrA family serine endopeptidase: MKSSTGKFWKQPAIYILLLVTGAGAAMLGDRLSVSQLRTNSGDSAQKALQPKLQLPANTKPQASKVLPQVPLSGDAANVNFIVTAVAKVGPAVVRIDASRRVKPGNKGLSPEDFFGGQPNSGRGGIERGTGSGFVIGADGVILTNAHVVEGADTVNVTLKDGRSYQGRVLGADKVTDVAVVKIEANDLPVVPIGNSDKLLSGEWAIAIGNPLGLDNSVTAGIISATGRSSTDVGVPDKRIGFIQTDAAINPGNSGGPLLNASGEVIGMNTAIIQGAQGLGFAIPIQAAQEVAKELISTGKVEHAYLGIEMATLTAEVKQQINSNANSNLRVAVDRGVAIVSVVPNSPAAAAGLRAGDVIQKVNNQPIIQSEAVQEFVQNAKVGGTLQMEINRNGQIVNLIVKPGSLPVQQVR, from the coding sequence ATGAAGAGTTCTACTGGCAAATTTTGGAAGCAACCGGCAATTTACATATTGCTGCTGGTAACGGGAGCCGGAGCAGCAATGTTGGGCGATCGGCTATCGGTTTCTCAATTACGTACAAATTCTGGCGATTCGGCACAAAAGGCGCTGCAACCGAAATTGCAATTGCCTGCTAATACTAAGCCTCAAGCTAGCAAAGTTTTGCCGCAAGTTCCCTTGTCGGGCGATGCCGCTAACGTGAATTTTATTGTGACTGCGGTGGCAAAAGTTGGCCCGGCGGTGGTGCGGATCGATGCTTCGCGTCGGGTGAAACCGGGAAATAAAGGGCTGTCGCCGGAAGATTTTTTTGGCGGACAACCGAATTCTGGTAGGGGCGGGATCGAACGGGGTACGGGTTCGGGTTTTGTGATTGGCGCCGACGGCGTAATTCTCACTAACGCTCACGTTGTGGAAGGTGCGGATACGGTAAATGTCACTCTCAAGGATGGCCGCAGCTATCAGGGGCGAGTTTTGGGGGCGGATAAGGTGACGGATGTGGCTGTGGTGAAGATTGAGGCGAATGATCTGCCTGTGGTGCCGATCGGCAATTCTGATAAACTGCTATCTGGGGAATGGGCGATCGCGATCGGCAATCCTTTGGGCTTGGACAATTCCGTAACTGCGGGGATAATTAGCGCTACAGGGCGATCGAGTACCGATGTGGGCGTACCCGACAAGCGGATCGGTTTTATTCAAACAGACGCTGCAATCAATCCGGGGAATTCCGGCGGCCCGCTGCTGAATGCTTCGGGGGAAGTTATCGGGATGAATACGGCGATTATTCAAGGCGCGCAAGGATTGGGGTTTGCGATTCCGATTCAGGCCGCGCAAGAGGTGGCGAAGGAACTGATTTCGACGGGGAAAGTCGAACACGCTTATCTTGGCATTGAAATGGCGACGCTGACTGCGGAGGTGAAGCAGCAAATTAACAGCAATGCTAACAGCAATCTGCGAGTTGCAGTCGATCGGGGTGTGGCAATTGTGAGCGTTGTTCCTAATTCTCCCGCAGCCGCAGCAGGTTTGCGCGCTGGAGATGTGATTCAAAAGGTTAACAATCAGCCGATTATTCAGTCGGAAGCTGTTCAGGAGTTTGTGCAGAATGCGAAAGTTGGCGGCACTTTGCAAATGGAGATTAACCGCAATGGGCAAATAGTTAATTTGATTGTTAAACCGGGGAGTTTGCCTGTTCAACAAGTTCGGTAA
- the dnaA gene encoding chromosomal replication initiator protein DnaA, translated as MDITLESLWNQILERLQVQLSRPSFETWIKTARAEQLENNCLIVSAPNPFARNWLQKYYVKTIADAVEEILGYPVEIYLTIAGGNETGGSNDSATIWPQPIADSPESHSLHPPKPAHLNPKYVFPRFVVGSNNRMAHAAALAVAESPGREFNPLFLCGGVGLGKTHLMQAIGHYRLEIDPSAKVFYVSTEKFTNDLIAAIRKDSMQTFRDHYRAADVLLIDDIQFIEGKEYTQEEFFHTFNTLHESGNQVVLASDRPPQQIPRLQERLCSRFSMGLIADIQLPDLETRMAILQKKSEYENMRLPRDVIEYIASSYTSNVRELEGALIRAVAYLSITGLPMTVENISPVLNPQTETVEATPDAVIAVVAEVFDVSVEDLKGVSRRREISFARQIGMYLIRQHTGLSLPKVGEVFGGKDHTTVLYSCDKIAQLRNTDPTLAQTLRQLSDRINVVSRKT; from the coding sequence GTGGACATCACCCTCGAAAGTCTGTGGAATCAGATACTTGAACGTCTCCAGGTACAACTGAGCAGACCTAGTTTTGAGACGTGGATCAAAACTGCCAGAGCCGAACAACTCGAAAATAACTGTTTGATTGTCAGCGCCCCCAACCCCTTTGCTCGCAATTGGTTGCAAAAATATTACGTCAAAACCATCGCCGACGCCGTTGAAGAAATTCTCGGCTACCCCGTAGAAATCTACTTGACAATTGCCGGGGGAAATGAAACAGGCGGCAGCAACGACTCCGCCACGATTTGGCCGCAGCCGATCGCCGATAGCCCCGAAAGCCATTCGCTACACCCCCCTAAACCTGCCCATTTAAACCCAAAATACGTATTTCCCCGGTTTGTCGTCGGTTCCAACAACCGCATGGCTCACGCCGCAGCCCTCGCCGTAGCCGAGTCTCCGGGACGGGAATTCAATCCCCTATTTTTGTGCGGCGGCGTCGGTTTGGGGAAAACTCATTTGATGCAGGCGATCGGTCATTATCGCCTAGAAATCGACCCCAGCGCCAAAGTTTTTTACGTTTCAACTGAGAAATTCACTAACGATTTAATCGCCGCCATTCGCAAAGATAGTATGCAAACTTTCCGCGACCACTATCGGGCAGCGGATGTTTTATTAATAGATGACATCCAGTTTATCGAAGGTAAAGAATACACGCAAGAAGAATTTTTTCACACTTTTAATACTTTGCACGAATCCGGAAACCAAGTCGTTTTAGCTTCCGATCGCCCGCCGCAGCAAATCCCCCGCCTGCAAGAGCGCTTGTGTTCCAGATTTTCCATGGGATTAATTGCCGATATTCAATTGCCAGACTTAGAAACACGGATGGCAATTTTGCAAAAAAAATCCGAGTATGAAAATATGAGGCTGCCGCGAGATGTGATTGAATACATTGCTTCTAGTTACACTTCCAACGTTCGGGAACTAGAAGGTGCTTTAATTCGAGCCGTAGCATATCTTTCCATTACCGGTTTGCCGATGACGGTGGAGAATATCTCCCCGGTTTTGAACCCGCAAACTGAAACTGTAGAGGCGACGCCGGATGCAGTAATTGCCGTTGTGGCCGAGGTATTCGATGTTTCTGTGGAGGATTTGAAGGGTGTTTCCCGCAGGCGAGAAATTAGCTTTGCCCGTCAAATCGGGATGTATTTAATTCGGCAGCATACTGGTTTGAGTTTGCCGAAAGTTGGCGAAGTTTTCGGCGGCAAGGATCACACGACTGTGCTTTACAGTTGCGACAAAATTGCTCAGTTGCGGAACACCGATCCGACTTTGGCCCAAACTTTGCGTCAATTGAGCGATCGAATTAACGTTGTCAGCCGCAAAACTTAA